From one Pedobacter faecalis genomic stretch:
- a CDS encoding DUF3575 domain-containing protein: MKQTISKTAGIGILFLMFGTTLTSKAQEAADNKNIVKINVPALFLKNYSFQYERAIGEKMSIGGGIKFSPKSSVPLKSRLESLIDDEEAWESISQFKTGNFAITPELRFYLGKKVFQGFYIAPYARFATYTAEVPFKFDVDVMGTTYTETMPLSGDITTLSGGILLGSQFKIAKRLHLDWWILGAHYGTSSGNISGTKTLSNEEQQALREQLAELEDLPLVKTKYTVDGNGAKVDFDGPWAGLRAGLSVGFRF; the protein is encoded by the coding sequence ATGAAACAAACAATCTCTAAAACCGCAGGCATAGGAATCTTATTCCTTATGTTTGGAACTACCCTTACTTCTAAAGCTCAGGAAGCGGCAGACAACAAGAACATCGTAAAAATAAACGTTCCTGCCCTCTTTTTAAAAAACTACTCTTTCCAATACGAGCGGGCCATTGGAGAAAAAATGTCCATAGGCGGGGGAATCAAGTTTTCGCCTAAGTCGAGTGTCCCGCTAAAATCAAGGCTCGAATCCCTGATAGACGACGAAGAGGCCTGGGAAAGCATCAGCCAGTTTAAAACCGGGAATTTTGCGATCACGCCGGAACTCAGGTTTTACCTTGGAAAGAAAGTATTTCAAGGATTCTACATTGCACCATACGCCAGATTTGCCACGTACACCGCTGAAGTGCCTTTCAAGTTTGACGTAGATGTCATGGGTACTACCTACACCGAAACGATGCCCCTTAGTGGCGACATCACTACACTGTCGGGCGGCATACTTTTAGGATCTCAATTTAAAATTGCTAAACGTCTGCATCTCGACTGGTGGATCTTAGGCGCCCACTACGGGACCTCTTCAGGAAACATATCGGGCACTAAGACCCTTAGTAACGAAGAACAGCAGGCCTTGCGCGAACAACTCGCAGAACTTGAAGATCTTCCTCTGGTGAAAACCAAATATACCGTAGACGGTAACGGTGCCAAAGTAGACTTCGATGGCCCCTGGGCAGGGCTCAGGGCTGGTCTTAGTGTAGGCTTCCGCTTTTGA
- a CDS encoding MATE family efflux transporter, whose translation MKTNETVKAGNLTKMFQLIKQSIQGEELDFTTGSIRRAVVLLAIPMMLEMAMESVFALVDLYFVGHLHNSSHAIQTVGLTESVLTIIYSLAIGMSMAATAVVARRIGEKDPVAAAKAGVQAIIIAFGLTVLISIGGLIYAREILLLMGASEETASQGTPFIRIMMGGSIIIVMLFLINGIFRGAGNAAIAMKSLWIANIANIIFCPILINGLGPIPAFGLTGAAIATTLGRGIGVCYQVYHLSSGKQLLKLKLSYFKPHWEQIKTLLKIATPGIFQFVIASCSWIFLAQLVATTGSDHGSAGYQTALRLMMFFMLPAWGLSNAAATLVGQNLGAKQLDRAERSVFTTARYVTIYMVIVMLITFILGRQLVAFFTNDNLIQEVAYQALIIISTGYVFYGLGMVLISTFNGAGDTWTPTRVNFFGFWLFQIPLAYLLAKYFSMGPTGVFFAIPVAETGIAIAGYLLFKRGKWKTIKV comes from the coding sequence ATGAAAACAAATGAAACTGTAAAAGCCGGAAACCTTACTAAAATGTTCCAGCTTATCAAACAATCCATTCAGGGCGAAGAACTGGATTTCACTACCGGGAGTATACGGCGTGCCGTAGTGCTGCTCGCCATACCGATGATGCTTGAAATGGCTATGGAATCGGTATTTGCATTGGTAGACCTTTATTTCGTTGGACACTTGCACAACAGCAGTCACGCCATACAAACCGTAGGGCTAACGGAGTCGGTACTTACCATAATCTACTCGCTTGCCATAGGCATGAGCATGGCAGCAACAGCGGTTGTTGCGCGCCGTATAGGCGAGAAAGATCCGGTTGCCGCAGCAAAAGCAGGTGTGCAGGCTATCATTATTGCCTTTGGCCTGACGGTGCTGATCAGCATTGGAGGCTTAATTTACGCAAGAGAAATCCTGCTGCTCATGGGAGCATCAGAGGAGACAGCCAGCCAGGGCACGCCCTTTATCCGCATCATGATGGGCGGAAGTATCATTATCGTAATGCTATTTCTCATCAACGGTATATTTCGGGGCGCAGGCAATGCCGCCATCGCTATGAAAAGCCTGTGGATTGCCAATATCGCCAACATCATTTTTTGTCCGATCCTGATCAACGGACTTGGTCCTATACCTGCGTTCGGTCTTACGGGAGCTGCTATAGCTACCACACTCGGCCGCGGAATTGGTGTATGCTATCAGGTCTACCATCTATCGAGCGGAAAACAATTGTTAAAGCTTAAGCTAAGCTATTTTAAACCCCATTGGGAACAAATTAAAACCTTACTCAAAATTGCTACCCCTGGCATATTTCAATTTGTCATCGCTTCATGCAGCTGGATATTCCTGGCGCAACTCGTAGCCACTACAGGAAGCGATCATGGCTCCGCCGGGTATCAGACCGCTTTACGTTTAATGATGTTCTTTATGCTTCCGGCATGGGGACTCAGCAATGCCGCAGCTACACTTGTGGGGCAGAACCTTGGCGCGAAGCAGCTCGACAGGGCAGAAAGATCTGTTTTCACCACCGCCAGGTACGTTACAATTTACATGGTGATCGTGATGCTTATAACCTTCATCCTGGGCCGGCAACTGGTTGCTTTCTTTACCAACGATAACCTTATACAGGAGGTAGCCTATCAGGCACTGATCATCATCAGTACAGGATACGTATTTTACGGACTTGGAATGGTGCTTATCAGTACATTTAATGGAGCGGGCGATACCTGGACACCTACCCGGGTCAACTTTTTCGGCTTCTGGCTTTTTCAGATTCCCCTGGCTTATTTACTAGCCAAATATTTCAGCATGGGCCCCACAGGAGTCTTTTTCGCCATACCTGTTGCCGAGACAGGTATAGCGATAGCCGGATATTTATTGTTCAAACGCGGGAAATGGAAAACCATTAAGGTTTAG
- a CDS encoding acyl-CoA thioesterase: MEKSDYSIFESELKVRPDDIDMFNHVHNSKYFDYVLAARYEQMTEFYKMPMESFLSNGYGWVVRTALVEFKRPLILGDVISVRTGILTINEKGCRVQFEILNKRTGKVASDGWFDYVMIDINTGKGCKVTPEMIAAYSV; encoded by the coding sequence ATGGAAAAGAGCGACTACAGCATATTCGAAAGCGAACTAAAAGTGCGCCCCGATGATATCGACATGTTCAACCATGTCCACAACAGTAAATATTTCGACTACGTGCTGGCCGCACGTTATGAACAAATGACTGAATTTTATAAGATGCCAATGGAGTCCTTCCTCAGCAACGGCTATGGCTGGGTTGTGCGCACTGCGCTTGTCGAGTTTAAGCGCCCGCTTATTCTTGGCGATGTGATCAGCGTTCGCACCGGCATCCTCACCATCAACGAAAAAGGCTGCCGTGTTCAATTTGAGATTCTTAATAAACGTACAGGAAAAGTGGCGTCCGACGGATGGTTCGATTATGTGATGATTGATATCAACACCGGAAAAGGCTGTAAAGTAACACCCGAAATGATTGCCGCATACTCAGTCTGA
- the rpsO gene encoding 30S ribosomal protein S15: MYLSKEKKAEIFKQHGETETNTGSAEGQVALFTYRIAHLTEHLKKNRKDFSTQLALQKLVGKRRGILAYLYKKDIERYRAIIKNLGLRDIIK, translated from the coding sequence ATGTATTTAAGTAAAGAAAAGAAGGCCGAAATCTTTAAACAACACGGCGAGACAGAAACCAACACAGGTTCTGCAGAAGGTCAGGTAGCGTTATTTACGTACCGTATTGCGCACTTAACTGAGCACTTGAAGAAAAACCGTAAGGATTTTTCTACGCAGCTTGCACTTCAGAAGCTTGTAGGTAAACGCCGGGGTATACTGGCTTATCTGTACAAAAAAGATATTGAGCGCTACCGTGCTATCATCAAGAACCTAGGTTTGAGGGATATCATCAAGTAG
- the pnp gene encoding polyribonucleotide nucleotidyltransferase gives MNVIKKSFDLGDGRTIEIETGKLAKQADGSVVVRMGDTMLLATVVSTPDAKAGIDFLPLSVDYQEKYAAAGRIPGGFLRREARLSDYEVLISRLVDRALRPMFPEDYHSDTQVMISLISSDKNVMPDCLAGLAASAAIAVSDIPFNGPISEVRVARIDGKLVVNPYVSDLERATMDFLVAGTERDIVMVEGEADEISEAEMVEAIEFAHKAIVIQVQAQKELAELAGKTEKRVYSHEESNPELRDQVYAATYDKVYAIAKTASAKHERGNAFGEVLMDFIATLGEDIDDVTGFLAKKYFHDVQYDAIRNLVLDEGIRLDGRDVRTVRPIWSEVGYLPAAHGSAVFTRGETQSLTTVTLGSKDDEQMIDGAFINGYNKFMLHYNFPGFSTGEVRPNRGAGRREIGHGNLAMRSLKKVLPGLEENPYTIRIVSDILESNGSSSMATVCAGTLALMDAGVKIKAPVSGIAMGLITDEKTGKYAILSDILGDEDHLGDMDFKVTGTEKGIVACQMDLKINGLKWEVLKNALDQAKEARLHILNEMKKTIAEPREDYKDHAPRIVSLSIDKEFIGAVIGPGGKIIQEMQRETGATISIEEVGNKGIVEIFADNKASIDAAVGRINAIAAKPEIGATYEGKVKSIMPFGAFVEIMPGKDGLLHISEIDWKRLETMDGVFKEGEKVTVKLLDIDKQGKMKLSRKVLLPRPPKPEAAAPQA, from the coding sequence ATGAATGTAATAAAAAAATCGTTCGACCTGGGTGACGGGCGGACAATTGAAATTGAAACCGGTAAGCTGGCTAAACAGGCCGATGGGTCTGTAGTTGTTAGAATGGGTGACACCATGCTTCTTGCTACTGTAGTTTCAACACCGGATGCTAAGGCAGGTATTGATTTTTTACCATTATCTGTCGATTACCAGGAAAAATATGCTGCTGCAGGCCGTATCCCTGGAGGCTTCCTTCGCCGCGAGGCCAGGTTGTCTGACTATGAAGTTTTAATTTCACGTTTGGTAGACCGCGCGCTGCGCCCGATGTTCCCTGAGGACTATCACTCGGATACACAAGTGATGATTTCCCTGATTTCATCTGATAAAAATGTAATGCCTGACTGTCTGGCTGGTCTTGCGGCATCTGCAGCAATAGCTGTTTCTGATATTCCTTTCAACGGGCCGATTTCAGAAGTTCGTGTAGCACGTATCGATGGTAAATTGGTGGTTAACCCTTATGTGAGTGATCTGGAGCGTGCAACAATGGATTTCCTTGTAGCTGGTACAGAGCGTGATATCGTGATGGTAGAAGGTGAGGCTGATGAGATTTCTGAAGCTGAAATGGTTGAAGCGATCGAGTTTGCACATAAAGCAATTGTTATACAGGTTCAGGCTCAGAAGGAGCTTGCCGAGCTTGCCGGCAAAACTGAAAAACGTGTTTACTCTCATGAAGAAAGTAACCCGGAGCTTAGGGATCAAGTGTATGCAGCCACGTACGATAAAGTGTATGCAATTGCGAAGACTGCTTCTGCAAAGCACGAAAGAGGTAACGCATTTGGTGAGGTACTCATGGACTTCATTGCAACATTAGGTGAAGATATTGATGATGTAACCGGATTCCTGGCCAAGAAATATTTTCACGATGTGCAGTATGATGCCATCCGCAACCTGGTTCTTGATGAAGGCATCCGTTTGGATGGCCGTGACGTGCGTACTGTTCGCCCGATCTGGAGCGAAGTAGGTTATCTGCCTGCTGCACACGGCTCTGCCGTATTTACGCGTGGTGAAACGCAATCGCTTACTACGGTGACTTTGGGTTCTAAGGATGATGAGCAGATGATCGATGGTGCTTTCATCAACGGTTATAACAAATTCATGCTTCATTATAACTTCCCTGGATTTTCAACCGGTGAGGTTCGCCCGAACAGGGGAGCAGGCCGTCGTGAGATCGGTCATGGTAACCTGGCCATGCGTTCATTGAAAAAGGTATTGCCAGGCCTTGAAGAAAATCCATACACGATTCGTATCGTTTCTGATATCCTGGAATCTAACGGTTCTTCTTCTATGGCTACTGTATGTGCTGGTACGCTTGCGCTGATGGATGCTGGTGTGAAAATCAAGGCGCCGGTATCTGGTATTGCTATGGGATTGATCACCGATGAGAAAACCGGTAAATATGCGATCCTTTCTGATATTCTTGGTGATGAGGATCACCTCGGCGACATGGACTTTAAAGTAACTGGTACGGAAAAAGGAATTGTTGCCTGCCAGATGGATTTGAAGATCAATGGCTTAAAATGGGAGGTTTTGAAGAATGCGTTAGACCAGGCCAAGGAAGCGCGTTTGCATATTCTTAACGAAATGAAGAAGACCATTGCTGAGCCTCGTGAGGATTACAAAGATCATGCTCCGCGTATTGTATCGTTAAGCATCGATAAGGAGTTTATCGGTGCAGTGATCGGGCCAGGTGGTAAGATCATTCAAGAGATGCAGCGCGAAACAGGTGCTACCATTTCAATCGAAGAGGTTGGTAACAAAGGTATCGTTGAGATCTTTGCGGATAACAAAGCTTCGATAGATGCTGCTGTAGGCCGTATTAATGCGATTGCTGCCAAGCCGGAGATCGGCGCGACTTACGAAGGTAAGGTGAAATCTATTATGCCATTTGGTGCATTTGTGGAAATCATGCCTGGTAAAGACGGTCTGCTGCACATTTCAGAAATAGACTGGAAACGCCTGGAGACTATGGACGGAGTTTTCAAAGAGGGTGAAAAAGTAACGGTTAAGTTGCTCGACATCGATAAGCAAGGCAAGATGAAACTTTCCAGAAAAGTTTTATTGCCTCGTCCGCCAAAGCCTGAGGCTGCGGCTCCGCAAGCATAA
- the rpe gene encoding ribulose-phosphate 3-epimerase: protein MNINSNHLIAPSVLSADFGNLFKDIQMINSSEADWFHVDIMDGVFVPNISFGFPVLEVLKAHAQKPLDVHLMIESPERYIERFAEGGAAVITVHYEACVHLHRVVELIRSAGCKAGVAINPHTPTALLKDILPDLDLALVMSVNPGFGGQKFIPNALNKVRELRAMAERLNPELVIEVDGGIGMANLPDLVMAGADVLVAGNSIFGADSPEQMIADLKFYNHRKA from the coding sequence ATGAATATCAATTCTAATCACCTCATTGCCCCGTCTGTACTTTCTGCTGATTTTGGTAACTTGTTTAAGGATATCCAAATGATTAATTCCAGTGAAGCTGATTGGTTTCATGTGGATATTATGGACGGTGTTTTTGTACCCAATATTTCATTTGGTTTTCCTGTACTCGAAGTATTAAAAGCCCATGCCCAAAAGCCCCTGGATGTTCATCTCATGATCGAAAGCCCGGAGCGGTATATTGAACGTTTTGCTGAGGGTGGTGCCGCTGTGATTACGGTACACTATGAGGCATGCGTGCATCTTCATCGCGTCGTGGAATTAATACGTTCAGCAGGCTGCAAGGCTGGCGTGGCGATAAATCCGCATACCCCTACGGCCTTGCTTAAGGACATTTTACCTGATCTGGATCTTGCGCTTGTGATGTCGGTAAACCCCGGTTTTGGCGGACAAAAATTTATTCCGAACGCGCTGAATAAGGTTCGTGAACTGCGAGCCATGGCAGAGCGGCTGAACCCTGAACTCGTTATTGAAGTAGACGGCGGTATCGGAATGGCCAACCTGCCTGATCTGGTGATGGCCGGCGCAGACGTGCTGGTAGCCGGCAACTCCATTTTTGGTGCGGATTCTCCTGAACAAATGATCGCAGATCTCAAATTTTACAACCACCGAAAGGCATAA
- the serC gene encoding 3-phosphoserine/phosphohydroxythreonine transaminase, with product MRHNFGAGPCILPQEVFKQASQAVLDFKDGLSILEISHRTSEFENVVEETTRLVKELLNVPSGYSVVLLQGGASLQFSMVPMNLLPEGKTASYLDTGVWASKAIKEVAAFGTANIVASSKASNYTYVPKEYDIPADSAYFHCTSNNTIYGTEMFSFPETDVPVVCDMSSDIMSRVIDVSKFGLIYAGAQKNIGPAGLTIAIVKDDILGRSGRKIPSMLDYQVHIEGGSMYNTPPVFSIYVAMLNLRWLKSKGGIAEIEKENKAKADALYKEIDRNPLFKGTCAVEDRSRMNVCFVMENKELEKPFLKFVEENGIEGLKGHRSVGGFRASMYNALPITSVHALVELMQVFAEKHQ from the coding sequence ATGAGACACAATTTCGGCGCAGGCCCATGTATTTTACCTCAAGAAGTATTTAAACAAGCATCGCAAGCGGTACTTGATTTTAAGGATGGTTTATCGATCCTTGAGATTTCGCACCGTACATCAGAGTTCGAAAATGTTGTAGAAGAGACCACCAGATTGGTGAAGGAATTACTGAATGTTCCTTCAGGATATTCTGTGGTTTTATTGCAGGGAGGTGCCAGTTTGCAGTTTTCTATGGTGCCTATGAATTTGTTGCCCGAGGGGAAAACTGCCAGTTACCTGGATACAGGGGTTTGGGCAAGTAAGGCCATCAAGGAGGTTGCCGCTTTCGGGACAGCAAATATCGTGGCTTCTTCAAAAGCTTCCAATTACACTTATGTGCCAAAGGAATATGATATACCTGCCGATAGTGCTTATTTCCATTGTACCTCTAACAATACCATATATGGCACAGAAATGTTTAGTTTCCCGGAAACAGATGTTCCGGTAGTATGCGACATGTCGTCTGATATTATGAGCAGGGTTATCGACGTATCGAAATTCGGTCTGATTTACGCTGGAGCGCAAAAGAATATTGGTCCTGCGGGGCTTACTATCGCGATTGTAAAGGATGACATCCTTGGCCGTTCAGGCAGGAAAATACCTTCTATGCTCGATTATCAGGTTCATATTGAGGGTGGCTCAATGTATAACACTCCGCCGGTTTTCTCGATATATGTAGCTATGCTTAACCTGCGCTGGCTCAAATCGAAAGGGGGCATTGCGGAAATTGAGAAGGAAAATAAAGCGAAAGCTGATGCTTTGTATAAAGAGATCGACAGAAATCCGTTGTTTAAAGGCACCTGTGCCGTAGAAGACAGGTCGAGGATGAACGTTTGCTTTGTGATGGAGAATAAGGAGCTGGAAAAGCCCTTCCTGAAGTTTGTGGAAGAAAATGGCATCGAGGGCTTGAAGGGCCATCGCAGTGTTGGCGGCTTCAGGGCATCGATGTATAATGCGTTACCGATTACAAGTGTACACGCTCTGGTTGAATTAATGCAGGTTTTTGCGGAAAAACATCAATAA
- a CDS encoding D-2-hydroxyacid dehydrogenase — protein MVRILANDGIDPIGKMLLEQAGFVVDTETVPQDKLAEALKNYDAITVRSATQVRKELIDQCPNIKLIGRGGVGMDNIDVEYARSKDVAVVNTPAASSLSVAELVFAHLFTGVRFLQDANRKMPVDGDSKFNALKKAYAKGIELRGKTIGIIGFGRIGRETATVALGLGMNVLAYDLYPFDGKLTLSLQGGVQVDIPVKTVSLDDVISGSDFISLHTPFADKPILGASEFEKMKKGVGIVNCSRGGTIDEQALITALDSGQVAFAGLDVFDNEPTPSRAVLEHSKISLTPHIGASTNEAQERIGTELATLIIEHFNS, from the coding sequence ATGGTTAGGATACTTGCAAACGATGGGATTGACCCGATCGGAAAAATGTTGTTAGAACAGGCTGGTTTTGTAGTTGATACGGAAACTGTACCTCAGGATAAACTGGCGGAAGCCTTGAAAAATTATGATGCCATTACTGTACGTAGTGCCACTCAGGTTCGTAAAGAATTAATAGACCAATGTCCGAATATCAAGCTGATTGGTCGCGGGGGCGTGGGCATGGATAATATCGATGTAGAATATGCGAGAAGCAAGGATGTGGCTGTTGTAAATACGCCAGCAGCCTCTTCTCTGTCGGTTGCTGAACTTGTGTTTGCGCATTTATTTACCGGCGTCAGGTTCCTTCAGGACGCTAACCGGAAAATGCCGGTTGATGGCGATAGCAAATTCAATGCGCTTAAGAAAGCTTATGCCAAGGGTATCGAACTCCGTGGTAAAACCATAGGCATCATCGGATTTGGAAGAATTGGTCGTGAAACGGCAACTGTGGCACTTGGCCTGGGTATGAATGTGCTGGCATATGACCTTTATCCGTTCGACGGGAAACTGACACTTTCGCTGCAGGGCGGCGTACAGGTCGATATTCCGGTTAAGACAGTATCGCTAGATGACGTGATTTCAGGCAGTGATTTTATCAGTCTGCATACACCGTTTGCGGATAAGCCTATTTTGGGTGCTTCGGAATTTGAAAAGATGAAGAAAGGTGTAGGTATTGTGAATTGTTCAAGAGGCGGTACTATTGATGAGCAGGCGCTTATCACCGCCCTAGATAGCGGTCAGGTAGCATTTGCCGGACTGGACGTATTTGACAATGAGCCTACGCCGTCAAGAGCAGTGCTTGAGCATAGCAAAATATCTTTAACTCCGCATATAGGTGCCTCAACGAATGAGGCCCAAGAGCGTATTGGTACGGAACTCGCTACACTCATTATCGAACATTTTAACTCATAA